A region of Selenomonadales bacterium 4137-cl DNA encodes the following proteins:
- a CDS encoding glutamate mutase L: MEANLLVYDVGSTYTKLTAFRLADGVLTYTARAQAPTTIEDIEIGVQAARGSLAQQGVTVAAAPAIYSTSSAAGGLRMIALGYMPRVTAKAAKEVAMSAGARVLEIVNHEDPPEYRLQVLREIKPDIVLLAGGTDGGDRDSLIENARIIVQSGSKAVIIIAGNKDAQGEAADILARGGVASIRVPNVMPTIHELKVKPAREAIHEQFIKQITQAKGLHKLLDVISDQKVMPTPGAVLLGAELLAKGTYTREGVGDMLVIDIGGATTDIHSVLPELDKLTIEEKGLVVTNEKQPSYRTVEGNLGLRISATGIVEAVGPQGVLAKIGKQGEELQEQLLAYTAFLEKNPEHISRTETEREFDLALAAAAIEVALKRHAGYISQEFNPVMGIVPGTPLGRDLRRVRNVIAVGGIFTHRSAADKLFVLKQAFANPGISLLPTEPRFIVDENYLLYAVGVLGQKYSDACLAFARRQFGLD; encoded by the coding sequence ATGGAAGCAAACCTCCTCGTATATGACGTCGGCAGCACCTACACCAAGCTGACGGCCTTTCGCCTGGCGGACGGAGTGCTGACCTATACGGCCCGCGCCCAGGCGCCGACGACCATCGAAGACATCGAAATCGGCGTGCAGGCGGCCCGCGGTTCGTTGGCGCAGCAAGGCGTGACTGTCGCTGCAGCCCCGGCGATATACTCCACCAGCAGCGCCGCCGGCGGCCTGCGGATGATCGCGCTCGGCTATATGCCGCGCGTGACCGCTAAAGCAGCCAAAGAAGTGGCGATGAGCGCCGGCGCGCGGGTGCTGGAAATCGTCAACCATGAAGACCCGCCGGAATACCGCCTGCAGGTTCTGCGGGAAATCAAGCCTGACATTGTTCTGCTGGCCGGCGGTACCGACGGCGGCGACCGGGATTCACTGATCGAGAACGCCAGAATCATCGTGCAGTCAGGCAGCAAAGCCGTCATCATTATCGCCGGCAACAAAGACGCCCAGGGCGAAGCGGCCGACATCCTCGCCCGCGGCGGGGTGGCATCAATTCGCGTCCCCAACGTCATGCCCACCATTCACGAGCTTAAAGTCAAGCCGGCCCGCGAGGCTATCCACGAGCAGTTCATCAAGCAAATCACGCAGGCCAAAGGACTTCACAAACTGCTGGATGTCATTTCCGACCAAAAAGTCATGCCGACGCCGGGTGCCGTCCTGCTGGGAGCGGAGCTGCTCGCCAAAGGCACCTATACCCGGGAAGGCGTCGGCGACATGCTCGTCATCGATATCGGCGGCGCAACCACCGATATCCATTCCGTGCTGCCGGAGCTCGACAAACTGACGATCGAGGAAAAGGGGCTGGTCGTCACCAACGAAAAGCAGCCCTCCTACCGCACGGTTGAAGGAAACCTGGGCTTAAGGATCAGCGCCACCGGCATCGTCGAGGCGGTCGGGCCGCAGGGCGTCCTCGCCAAAATAGGCAAACAGGGCGAAGAACTGCAGGAACAGTTGCTGGCTTATACGGCCTTCCTGGAGAAAAACCCCGAGCACATCAGCCGCACCGAAACCGAACGGGAATTTGACCTGGCGCTGGCCGCCGCCGCCATTGAGGTGGCGCTGAAGCGGCACGCCGGCTATATCTCCCAGGAATTCAACCCCGTCATGGGAATCGTGCCGGGAACGCCGCTTGGCCGCGACCTGCGCCGGGTCAGGAACGTCATCGCCGTGGGCGGCATCTTCACGCACCGCTCGGCGGCGGATAAGCTGTTCGTGTTGAAGCAGGCGTTCGCCAATCCGGGCATTTCCCTGTTGCCGACAGAACCGCGCTTTATCGTGGATGAGAACTACCTTCTCTACGCGGTAGGCGTTCTCGGACAAAAATACAGCGACGCCTGTCTGGCTTTCGCCCGACGGCAGTTCGGACTCGACTAG
- a CDS encoding PrpF domain-containing protein, with product MADMRRIPCVILRGGTSKGIFLKTNHLPQDKDLRDKVILEIFGSPDVRQIDGLAGADPLTSKVAIIGPSTHPGADVDYTFGQVSINTPYVDYSGNCGNISSGVGPFAIDEGYVAATGSLTTVRIHNTNTGKILVAEVPTEDGLAKVKGDCKIDGVPGTGAKIMMDFSGTAGSVTKKLLPTGNPVDTIQTSAGPLEISIVDVSNPCVFVRAKDVGMTGGETPQDVNGNPKLLALMEEIRAQACVMIGMAPDVATATAKSPAFPMVAFVAPAMDYVDFTSGQTIRKDQIDFISRMMFMQVLHKTYPGTGTACTGAAAKIPGTIVHEAIPHIDSLKVIRIGHPAGVIEIEAAFENGQLSRAAFARTARRIMEGYAFVRN from the coding sequence ATGGCTGATATGAGGCGAATCCCCTGCGTGATTCTGCGCGGCGGCACCAGCAAGGGAATCTTTCTGAAAACGAACCACCTGCCCCAGGATAAGGACCTGCGCGATAAAGTGATCCTCGAAATCTTCGGCAGTCCCGATGTCCGCCAAATCGACGGCTTGGCCGGCGCCGACCCGCTGACCAGCAAAGTGGCGATTATCGGCCCCTCCACCCATCCCGGCGCCGATGTCGACTACACCTTCGGCCAGGTAAGCATCAACACCCCGTATGTCGACTACTCCGGCAACTGCGGCAACATTTCCTCCGGCGTCGGCCCGTTCGCCATCGACGAGGGATATGTGGCGGCGACCGGCTCGCTCACAACGGTAAGAATCCACAACACCAACACCGGCAAGATCCTCGTCGCCGAAGTGCCGACCGAGGATGGCCTCGCCAAAGTGAAGGGCGACTGCAAAATCGACGGCGTGCCCGGTACCGGCGCTAAAATTATGATGGATTTTTCCGGCACCGCCGGCTCGGTGACCAAGAAGCTGCTGCCGACCGGCAACCCGGTGGATACCATTCAGACCAGCGCCGGACCGCTGGAGATTTCAATCGTCGACGTCTCCAACCCCTGCGTATTCGTCCGCGCCAAAGATGTGGGCATGACCGGTGGCGAAACCCCTCAGGACGTCAACGGCAACCCGAAGCTGCTCGCCCTCATGGAAGAGATTCGCGCGCAAGCCTGCGTCATGATCGGCATGGCGCCCGACGTCGCGACAGCCACCGCCAAAAGCCCGGCCTTCCCGATGGTCGCCTTCGTCGCACCGGCGATGGACTATGTCGATTTCACCTCGGGCCAGACCATCCGCAAAGACCAGATCGACTTTATCTCCCGCATGATGTTCATGCAGGTGCTGCACAAGACCTATCCCGGTACCGGCACGGCCTGCACCGGCGCCGCCGCCAAAATCCCCGGCACAATCGTGCACGAGGCCATTCCCCACATCGATTCCCTCAAGGTTATCCGCATCGGCCACCCGGCCGGCGTCATCGAGATCGAAGCCGCCTTCGAGAACGGGCAGCTGTCGCGGGCGGCGTTCGCCCGGACCGCGCGACGGATCATGGAAGGGTATGCGTTCGTCAGAAATTGA
- a CDS encoding cobalamin-dependent protein (Presence of a B(12) (cobalamin)-binding domain implies dependence on cobalamin itself, in one of its several forms, or in some unusual lineages, dependence on a cobalamin-like analog.), with product MQEKTWRIIAEDYERVKAYAETFAVPMPTLGKDGSVDGMPAPYPRTVSGVERSGYRIYELARQAEKTGIPVQNPILGRNTAEETYKESLEMYNMAEKLGIKLFHFVHSEATRHIDPLNGRELIEQSRGKGGITPLGERQLVELGGGATHPMRINATGDTPHLSIINALIAGFDGTDIGPVIHVHFGGRGIHDYKTKVVNGYRALEICAESNMFVQIESHKHLNNIGGTDGMALAMCLLAEGLGILAGLPPELSAVQMNVAGLNLLGDLAAMRAFKETMWSKSLIVVPETFQNPPGDLIAEAAHFARMAISAKLGGAHFYRPKAAESVGIPTGGSMAKAIWGTQNVFESTVKVEISDPYIDARKTEILDEAMAVLEGVLGIGRTLAPSEINERFWRGYESDELIEKIVAAGKAGIMDCPRAGGWDLKRHVRTHRDKDGIKRYVPGFTPLGVDTARMAITSEAVEVPVVKKPTRKHKMVLATVGADAHVMGVNMIREAFEKAGYEVIYLRGMNLPETVAEVAAEAKAEIVGVTNLLGLGRELFPRVQKRLQELGMSDKVLLIAGGRIAEKEEEHAFYEEKIAKEGPGFLGVENFFGPGTDPDQCVEWTAKALERKGL from the coding sequence ATGCAGGAAAAAACCTGGCGGATTATAGCCGAAGACTATGAACGGGTGAAAGCGTACGCGGAGACATTCGCCGTTCCCATGCCGACGCTCGGGAAAGACGGATCGGTGGACGGCATGCCGGCCCCGTATCCGCGGACAGTCAGCGGTGTCGAGCGCAGCGGCTACCGGATCTACGAGCTGGCCCGGCAGGCCGAAAAAACCGGGATTCCGGTGCAAAACCCGATCCTGGGCCGGAACACGGCGGAAGAAACCTACAAAGAATCGCTGGAAATGTACAATATGGCCGAAAAACTCGGCATCAAACTATTCCACTTCGTTCACTCCGAGGCCACCCGGCATATCGACCCGCTGAACGGCCGCGAACTGATCGAGCAGTCGCGCGGCAAGGGCGGCATCACGCCGCTGGGCGAACGGCAGTTGGTCGAGCTGGGCGGCGGCGCGACTCATCCTATGCGCATCAACGCGACCGGCGACACCCCCCACCTCTCCATCATCAACGCCTTAATCGCCGGCTTCGACGGCACCGACATCGGTCCCGTCATCCATGTCCATTTCGGCGGCCGCGGCATTCACGACTACAAGACCAAGGTGGTCAACGGCTACCGCGCGCTGGAAATCTGCGCCGAAAGCAACATGTTCGTCCAGATCGAGTCGCATAAACACCTGAACAACATCGGCGGCACCGACGGTATGGCGCTGGCCATGTGCCTACTGGCCGAAGGTCTGGGCATCCTGGCCGGACTCCCGCCCGAACTGAGCGCCGTTCAGATGAATGTGGCCGGCCTCAACCTGCTCGGCGACCTCGCCGCGATGCGCGCCTTCAAAGAAACCATGTGGAGCAAGAGCCTGATCGTGGTGCCGGAAACCTTCCAGAATCCGCCGGGCGATCTTATCGCCGAAGCGGCTCATTTCGCCCGCATGGCGATCAGCGCCAAGCTGGGCGGCGCCCACTTCTACCGGCCGAAAGCGGCCGAATCCGTGGGTATTCCGACCGGCGGCTCGATGGCGAAGGCCATCTGGGGTACGCAGAATGTATTCGAAAGCACGGTCAAAGTCGAAATCAGCGATCCCTATATCGACGCCCGCAAGACGGAGATTCTCGATGAAGCGATGGCGGTGCTCGAAGGAGTGCTCGGCATCGGACGGACACTGGCGCCGAGCGAGATCAACGAGCGCTTCTGGCGCGGCTATGAAAGCGACGAACTCATCGAAAAAATCGTCGCCGCCGGCAAAGCCGGCATCATGGACTGCCCGCGCGCCGGCGGCTGGGACCTGAAACGCCATGTCCGCACCCACCGCGACAAGGACGGCATCAAACGCTACGTGCCGGGCTTCACCCCCCTGGGCGTGGATACGGCGCGGATGGCAATCACCAGTGAAGCGGTCGAAGTGCCTGTTGTCAAGAAACCGACGCGGAAGCACAAAATGGTCTTGGCCACGGTCGGCGCCGACGCGCATGTCATGGGCGTCAACATGATCCGCGAGGCTTTCGAAAAAGCCGGCTACGAAGTTATCTACCTGCGCGGCATGAACCTGCCGGAAACGGTGGCGGAAGTGGCCGCCGAAGCCAAAGCCGAGATTGTCGGGGTCACCAACCTTCTGGGTCTCGGGCGCGAACTCTTCCCGCGGGTGCAAAAACGCCTGCAGGAACTCGGCATGAGCGACAAGGTGCTGCTGATCGCCGGGGGACGGATCGCGGAAAAAGAGGAAGAGCACGCCTTCTACGAAGAGAAAATCGCCAAAGAAGGCCCGGGCTTCCTCGGTGTGGAGAATTTTTTCGGTCCGGGCACCGATCCGGACCAATGCGTCGAATGGACGGCAAAAGCGCTTGAGAGGAAGGGTCTGTAA
- a CDS encoding 3-isopropylmalate dehydratase, which produces MEPIKGRIWVFGDNIDTDQILPGYAMAEAAANLGRFAMAGSKMPDFSSQVKPGDIIVAGKNFGGGSSREQAPVALRAAGVSLVIAPSFARIFRRNSINIGLPVLLADIREHVKTGDWIEVDLAAGTIRTADKVLAGQPLAPTVLATVQAGGLINRVRQELGITD; this is translated from the coding sequence ATGGAACCGATCAAAGGACGTATCTGGGTTTTTGGCGACAATATAGATACCGACCAGATCCTGCCCGGCTACGCAATGGCGGAGGCTGCGGCCAACCTGGGGCGCTTCGCAATGGCAGGCAGCAAAATGCCGGACTTCTCGAGCCAAGTGAAACCGGGCGACATTATCGTCGCCGGCAAGAACTTCGGCGGCGGCTCAAGCCGCGAACAAGCGCCGGTCGCATTGCGGGCCGCCGGCGTGAGCCTGGTGATCGCTCCTTCTTTCGCGCGCATCTTCCGCCGGAATTCCATTAATATCGGGTTGCCGGTCCTCCTGGCCGACATCCGGGAACACGTCAAGACCGGCGACTGGATCGAGGTCGACCTTGCGGCGGGCACCATCCGGACGGCGGACAAAGTGCTGGCGGGACAACCGCTCGCGCCGACCGTCCTGGCCACCGTCCAAGCCGGCGGCTTGATCAACAGGGTCCGGCAAGAACTCGGAATCACAGACTGA
- a CDS encoding aconitase/3-isopropylmalate dehydratase large subunit family protein — MNFIERYLAAAAGLQEVCVGQDIRCRVDLAMSHDVTAPIAIQQFEQIGIDRVFDPQKVVLVIDHIFPAATVQARTAHWIMKEFARKYGVTLYSKGEGVCHQLLSERHRLQPGQILVGADSHTCTAGGYGVIGIPVGSTELAAAMATGTIDLEVPPVVEVYLTGALQGYAAGKDIVLHLIRHFGVDGLTDKAVVFTGPGIACLPLEERMTICNMGIEMGAMIACFGSESKADQVAETVELPLEKIAPVAACPPSPANVKPVAELGDIAVSQVVIGSCTNGRLNDVAKAVAVLRRHPVHPDVNCLIIPASKIVLDEMETRGWCKILRDAGAVVTNPGCGPCFGAHQGLGAEQDVIVSTTNRNFPGRMGHRSAGIYLTSPATAAATAVRGKITEPGALLAEEGH, encoded by the coding sequence TTGAACTTTATTGAGAGGTATTTGGCTGCGGCCGCCGGACTACAAGAAGTCTGCGTGGGGCAGGACATCCGCTGCCGGGTCGATTTGGCCATGAGCCACGACGTCACGGCGCCGATAGCCATTCAACAGTTTGAGCAGATCGGGATCGACCGGGTGTTTGATCCGCAAAAAGTGGTCTTGGTTATTGACCATATATTTCCGGCCGCGACCGTGCAGGCCCGCACCGCGCACTGGATTATGAAGGAATTTGCCCGCAAATACGGTGTGACCCTTTACAGCAAGGGCGAGGGCGTCTGCCACCAGTTGTTGTCCGAGCGGCACCGGCTGCAGCCTGGCCAGATACTGGTCGGGGCGGACTCGCACACCTGCACCGCCGGCGGGTACGGCGTCATCGGCATACCGGTCGGCTCGACCGAGCTTGCCGCCGCGATGGCGACCGGAACGATCGACCTGGAAGTGCCGCCTGTCGTCGAGGTATATCTGACCGGTGCCCTCCAAGGGTATGCGGCCGGCAAAGATATCGTGCTGCACCTCATCCGGCATTTTGGCGTGGACGGCCTCACCGACAAAGCGGTCGTTTTTACCGGACCGGGGATTGCCTGCCTGCCGCTGGAAGAGCGGATGACCATTTGCAATATGGGGATCGAGATGGGGGCGATGATCGCCTGTTTCGGCTCGGAAAGCAAAGCCGACCAGGTGGCCGAAACCGTCGAGCTCCCCCTGGAAAAGATCGCCCCCGTCGCGGCCTGCCCGCCTTCGCCCGCGAACGTGAAACCGGTGGCCGAGCTTGGCGACATTGCCGTGAGCCAGGTGGTAATCGGCAGCTGCACCAACGGCCGCCTGAACGACGTGGCAAAAGCGGTGGCTGTACTGAGACGGCATCCCGTTCACCCGGATGTGAACTGTTTGATCATCCCCGCGTCGAAAATCGTGCTGGACGAAATGGAAACCCGCGGCTGGTGCAAAATCCTACGGGACGCGGGCGCGGTTGTGACAAACCCGGGATGCGGCCCGTGCTTCGGGGCGCATCAGGGGCTGGGAGCGGAGCAAGACGTCATCGTCTCGACGACCAACCGCAACTTCCCCGGCCGCATGGGACACCGTTCCGCCGGCATTTATCTGACATCCCCGGCGACCGCCGCGGCTACCGCCGTACGCGGCAAAATCACCGAGCCGGGTGCGCTGCTGGCGGAGGAGGGGCATTGA
- a CDS encoding L-serine ammonia-lyase, iron-sulfur-dependent, subunit alpha, which yields METIIGTMTEQGLAPGRLTVGDCIALARQTGERVSEVIIAEAMAVGQLTRQEVLSAVMASFSHNLYAIEIGTTTGSSFLMGNAGRELAQEPATPIVADAFLNKVLAYTLGAQVGNHSVGLQPCAGTGDSCTYSGFVKAMLEEGLEFELTARVAAVMMKIGTIFRVGKTTTGCNMEGFGAGSAASAAAFVELAGGSPDQMERAIVMALSPTIANPCTPRVMVAGLCATHIGGGVMIGKLAAQLAMHTSIPITVPADVMIAMAAAVHPISAKYVVPTVIQYMEPFFKTNQAVESYISPDIKADESARIDQTIGQALAEARALASKANPIVKPFSEAVVGGSSQAVGSPTNAARIAHFLAKGDVRKVRIELYAELFARRGINVPGILMAAVYGAGTDNSKLYREVMDKVAAAGIAVEIVPAAEAQLQKITVEATERNGMVETLNRGGARLVLKNASDLPEAFRIAKELGIDTVE from the coding sequence ATGGAAACAATTATCGGAACCATGACAGAGCAAGGACTGGCGCCCGGACGGTTGACGGTCGGCGACTGCATCGCCCTTGCGCGGCAAACCGGTGAGCGGGTCAGCGAGGTGATCATCGCCGAAGCGATGGCTGTCGGGCAACTCACCCGCCAGGAAGTGCTGTCGGCGGTTATGGCCAGTTTTTCCCACAATCTGTACGCCATCGAAATCGGCACAACCACCGGATCGAGCTTTTTGATGGGCAACGCCGGCCGCGAACTGGCGCAGGAACCGGCAACGCCGATCGTGGCAGACGCCTTCCTCAACAAAGTACTTGCTTATACGCTCGGCGCCCAGGTCGGCAATCACTCGGTCGGCTTGCAGCCCTGCGCCGGCACGGGCGACTCCTGCACCTACTCGGGGTTCGTCAAAGCGATGCTGGAAGAAGGCCTGGAGTTTGAGCTGACCGCCCGCGTCGCGGCCGTGATGATGAAAATCGGCACGATTTTCCGTGTCGGAAAAACCACAACCGGCTGCAACATGGAGGGCTTCGGGGCCGGCTCGGCCGCTTCGGCCGCAGCTTTCGTCGAACTGGCGGGCGGCAGCCCGGACCAGATGGAACGGGCGATTGTCATGGCCCTGTCGCCCACGATCGCCAATCCCTGCACTCCCCGGGTGATGGTGGCGGGTTTGTGCGCCACCCATATCGGCGGCGGCGTGATGATCGGCAAACTGGCGGCCCAATTGGCGATGCATACCTCCATCCCGATCACGGTGCCGGCGGATGTCATGATAGCCATGGCCGCGGCGGTCCACCCCATCTCGGCAAAATACGTGGTACCGACCGTCATCCAGTACATGGAGCCCTTCTTCAAGACCAACCAGGCGGTGGAAAGCTACATTTCGCCCGACATCAAGGCGGACGAAAGCGCCCGGATCGATCAGACCATCGGCCAGGCGCTGGCCGAAGCCCGAGCCTTGGCCAGCAAGGCCAACCCGATCGTGAAACCGTTCAGCGAAGCCGTGGTGGGGGGCAGCAGTCAGGCTGTCGGTTCGCCGACGAACGCGGCGCGCATCGCGCATTTCCTCGCCAAGGGCGATGTGCGGAAGGTCCGGATCGAACTCTATGCCGAGCTGTTTGCCCGGAGGGGGATCAATGTCCCCGGGATCCTCATGGCGGCCGTATACGGCGCCGGCACGGATAACAGCAAGCTCTACCGCGAAGTGATGGACAAGGTTGCCGCCGCCGGAATCGCGGTGGAGATCGTACCGGCAGCGGAAGCCCAATTGCAGAAGATCACCGTCGAGGCCACCGAGCGGAACGGGATGGTGGAAACCCTAAACCGGGGCGGCGCGCGACTGGTGCTGAAAAACGCCTCTGATCTGCCCGAAGCGTTCCGGATTGCCAAAGAGCTCGGCATCGACACCGTCGAGTAG